In the genome of Telluria beijingensis, one region contains:
- a CDS encoding type I secretion system permease/ATPase produces the protein MKNNFSKPKNEITEALQIFKKTFITIGVFSAITNMLALVPSLYMMQVYDRVLASQNELTLAMLTVLMLGAYLMLASLEMIRSFVLVRVGNRFDMMMNKRVYTAAFQQNLKTSGANAGQAMSDLTNVRQFLTGNALFAFFDAPWFPIYLAIIFFFQVPLGFFALGGTLVLIVLAVVNERITRKPLAEANALSVEANTMATNNLRNAEVIESMGMLPNLMSRWFKVHSKFLGLQANASNKAGMINAGTKFTQLSLQSLVLGLGALLVIEHKMSAGMMIAASILVGRAMQPVQQVIGAWKSVGSTRSAYGRLVAILEANPKRETGMSLPKPRGALTVEGVTASPPGVKAPVVRNVSFGLEPGDVLGVVGPSGSGKSTLARLLIGIWPAMMGKVRLDGADIYQWNKAELGPHIGYLPQSIELFAGTVSENIARFGDVDAEKVVTAAQRAGVHEMILHLPEGYDTKLGDGGAGLSGGQRQRLALARAMYDDPALIVLDEPNSNLDEVGEAALVKAVLELRQRGKTIVLITHRQAALNATTKLLMMRDGAVAAFGPTQKVLEAINEANQKQIQAQKAALAAKGQAMLAKQQAQAQAKPQPQPQPPAPAPEAQGNDTSATTEQGQ, from the coding sequence ATGAAAAATAACTTCTCCAAGCCGAAGAACGAAATCACCGAGGCGTTGCAGATCTTCAAGAAGACCTTCATCACCATCGGCGTGTTCAGCGCGATCACGAATATGCTGGCGTTGGTCCCGTCGCTGTACATGATGCAGGTCTACGACCGCGTCTTGGCCAGCCAGAACGAGCTGACCCTTGCCATGCTGACGGTCCTGATGCTAGGCGCCTACCTCATGCTGGCTTCGCTCGAAATGATCCGCTCCTTCGTGCTGGTGCGCGTCGGCAACCGCTTCGACATGATGATGAACAAGCGCGTGTACACGGCGGCTTTCCAGCAGAACCTGAAGACCTCGGGCGCCAACGCCGGCCAGGCGATGTCCGACCTGACCAACGTGCGCCAGTTCCTGACCGGCAATGCGCTGTTCGCCTTCTTCGACGCGCCGTGGTTCCCGATTTACCTGGCGATCATCTTCTTCTTCCAGGTACCGCTGGGCTTCTTCGCCCTGGGCGGTACCCTGGTCCTGATCGTGCTGGCCGTGGTCAACGAACGCATCACTCGCAAGCCGCTGGCCGAAGCCAACGCGCTGTCGGTCGAAGCCAACACGATGGCTACCAACAACCTGCGCAATGCCGAGGTCATCGAATCGATGGGCATGCTGCCCAACCTGATGAGCCGCTGGTTCAAGGTCCACAGCAAGTTCCTGGGCCTGCAGGCCAATGCCAGCAACAAGGCTGGCATGATCAATGCCGGCACCAAGTTCACCCAGCTGTCGCTGCAATCGCTGGTGCTCGGCCTCGGCGCGCTGCTGGTCATCGAACACAAGATGTCGGCCGGCATGATGATCGCGGCCTCGATCCTGGTCGGCCGCGCCATGCAGCCGGTGCAGCAGGTAATCGGCGCCTGGAAGAGCGTGGGCAGCACCCGCAGCGCCTATGGCCGCCTGGTCGCGATCCTGGAAGCGAATCCGAAGCGCGAAACCGGCATGTCGCTGCCCAAGCCGCGCGGCGCCCTGACGGTCGAAGGCGTTACCGCCTCGCCGCCGGGCGTCAAGGCGCCGGTGGTGCGCAACGTCAGCTTCGGCCTCGAGCCAGGCGACGTGCTGGGGGTGGTGGGTCCGAGCGGTTCGGGCAAGTCGACCCTGGCGCGCCTGCTGATCGGCATCTGGCCGGCAATGATGGGCAAGGTGCGCCTGGACGGCGCCGACATCTATCAATGGAACAAGGCCGAGCTCGGCCCGCACATCGGCTACCTGCCGCAGTCGATCGAGTTGTTCGCCGGCACCGTGTCCGAGAACATCGCGCGCTTCGGCGACGTCGATGCTGAAAAAGTGGTGACCGCCGCCCAGCGCGCCGGCGTGCACGAGATGATCCTGCACCTGCCGGAAGGCTACGACACCAAGCTGGGCGACGGCGGCGCAGGCCTGTCCGGCGGCCAGCGCCAGCGCCTGGCGCTGGCCCGCGCCATGTACGACGATCCGGCGCTGATCGTGCTCGACGAGCCGAATTCCAACCTCGACGAAGTCGGCGAAGCCGCCCTGGTGAAGGCCGTGCTCGAGCTGCGCCAGCGCGGCAAGACGATCGTGCTGATCACCCACCGCCAGGCGGCGCTGAACGCGACCACCAAGCTGCTCATGATGCGCGACGGCGCGGTGGCGGCCTTCGGCCCGACCCAGAAGGTGCTGGAAGCGATCAACGAAGCCAACCAGAAACAGATCCAGGCGCAGAAGGCGGCGCTCGCGGCCAAGGGCCAGGCGATGCTGGCCAAGCAGCAGGCCCAGGCGCAGGCTAAACCACAGCCACAGCCACAGCCACCGGCGCCGGCGCCGGAAGCGCAGGGCAACGATACTTCCGCGACCACGGAACAGGGACAGTAA
- a CDS encoding HlyD family type I secretion periplasmic adaptor subunit: MQLVKKQEQASEVISHVVEPVDVDTDSGKFSRIGWLLVLLGFGGFVLWAFLAPLDKGVPMSGTVAAQSNRQAVQHLTGGTVQQLLVRDGAQVKEGQVVARMNPITAKSAVQLTEVQYLSALANVARLAAERDGAKTIKFPAEIEQRRNEPAVADLISSQNGLLLSRQNALQSQMSGVDESIAGLKMQIQGLQESRDSKKEQMTLLKEQLDGMRDLAKEGYVARNRLLELERTYAQLSGAVSEDIGNIGRSQRQVLELTLRRTQATQDYQKEVRTHMNDMQREADAQRARLTAEQFQLSNVDVRAPVAGTVVGLAVFTNGGVIPSGFKLMDIVPEGDPLVVEGQLPVNLVDKVYPGLKVELIFSAFNANKTPHIEGEVTTVAADRQVDERTGNPYYVVKVKVTPRGHQMMAEHKMDARPGMPVELFVKTGERTMMNYLFRPILDRMPAAMGGD; encoded by the coding sequence ATGCAACTCGTAAAGAAACAGGAACAAGCGTCGGAGGTTATCTCCCACGTCGTCGAGCCGGTCGACGTCGATACCGACTCGGGCAAGTTCAGCCGCATCGGCTGGCTGCTGGTCTTGCTCGGCTTTGGCGGCTTCGTGCTGTGGGCCTTCCTGGCCCCGCTCGACAAGGGCGTGCCGATGAGCGGCACGGTGGCCGCGCAGTCGAATCGCCAGGCGGTCCAGCACCTGACCGGCGGCACGGTGCAGCAACTGCTGGTGCGCGACGGCGCCCAGGTCAAGGAAGGCCAGGTCGTGGCGCGCATGAACCCGATCACTGCCAAGTCGGCGGTCCAGCTGACCGAAGTGCAATACCTGTCGGCGCTGGCCAATGTGGCGCGCCTGGCTGCCGAGCGCGATGGCGCGAAGACCATCAAGTTCCCGGCCGAGATTGAACAGCGCCGCAACGAGCCTGCGGTGGCTGACCTGATCAGTTCGCAGAATGGCCTGCTGCTGTCGCGCCAGAACGCGCTGCAAAGCCAGATGAGCGGTGTCGATGAAAGCATTGCCGGCCTCAAGATGCAGATCCAGGGCTTGCAGGAATCGCGCGACAGCAAGAAAGAGCAAATGACGCTGCTGAAGGAACAACTGGACGGCATGCGCGACCTGGCCAAGGAAGGCTATGTGGCGCGCAACCGCCTGCTTGAACTGGAGCGCACCTATGCCCAGTTGAGCGGCGCGGTATCGGAAGACATCGGCAATATCGGCCGTTCGCAGCGCCAGGTGCTGGAGCTGACCCTGCGCCGCACCCAGGCGACGCAGGACTACCAGAAAGAGGTCCGCACCCACATGAACGACATGCAGCGCGAAGCCGATGCCCAGCGCGCACGCCTGACCGCCGAGCAGTTCCAGCTGTCGAACGTCGACGTCAGGGCGCCGGTGGCCGGCACCGTGGTTGGCCTGGCCGTGTTCACCAATGGCGGCGTGATCCCGTCGGGCTTCAAGCTGATGGACATCGTGCCCGAAGGCGATCCGCTGGTGGTGGAAGGCCAACTGCCGGTCAACCTGGTCGACAAGGTGTACCCGGGCCTGAAGGTCGAACTGATCTTCTCGGCGTTCAACGCCAACAAGACCCCGCACATCGAAGGTGAAGTGACGACCGTCGCGGCCGACCGCCAGGTCGACGAGCGCACCGGCAACCCGTATTACGTGGTCAAGGTGAAAGTCACGCCGCGAGGCCACCAGATGATGGCCGAGCACAAGATGGATGCCCGTCCCGGAATGCCGGTAGAACTGTTCGTCAAGACCGGCGAACGCACCATGATGAACTACCTGTTCCGTCCTATCCTCGACCGCATGCCGGCGGCAATGGGAGGCGACTGA
- a CDS encoding TolC family outer membrane protein, producing MTRLRAIVARTTLGAAIGLAFAVPAHALSLQEAYEAALRNDPVYRMRIQEREAGREYRIQGRAGLLPSVSASYTANRNISDRTQPSRNPLTNVTTLSTDHPRYISRSSTVQLRQPILNLDAFVRYRQGKVQDAQSAQALEAGTDEVGVRVAQAYMDALFAEDQVALSKVQRDMYQEQQKVNARLFDRGEGTRTDMLETQARYDLAEAQLIEAEDNLKAARETLQGVIGMEPGTLNQLGDNFRPLPQDIATYEEWEKLALANNNTLATTRLAVENQRLEIQRQRAGHAPRVDFLATYNKADSESLNQLGIESTNRQLGIQVNIPIYNGGGISSATRQAAANYGRAQAELDARTNEILVELRRAHSIVESSGRKVEALVKAVDSAKVLMTATEQSIKGGVRINLDLLNAQQQLYTSQRDLAQARYGYLLGVIRLRAAAGNLDSQVIREIAAYFRT from the coding sequence ATGACCCGCCTGCGCGCCATCGTTGCGCGCACCACGCTGGGCGCCGCCATCGGCCTCGCCTTCGCCGTGCCGGCGCATGCGCTGTCGCTGCAGGAAGCCTACGAGGCCGCGCTGCGCAACGACCCGGTGTACCGGATGCGCATCCAGGAACGCGAAGCCGGCAGGGAGTACCGCATCCAGGGCCGCGCCGGCCTGTTGCCGAGCGTGTCGGCCAGCTATACTGCGAACCGCAATATCTCGGACCGCACCCAGCCGAGCCGGAATCCGCTGACCAACGTCACGACGCTCTCCACCGACCACCCGCGCTACATCAGCCGCTCGTCGACCGTGCAGCTGCGCCAGCCGATCCTGAACCTGGACGCCTTCGTGCGCTACCGCCAGGGCAAGGTGCAGGACGCCCAGAGCGCGCAGGCGCTCGAGGCCGGCACCGACGAGGTCGGGGTGCGCGTGGCGCAGGCCTATATGGATGCGCTGTTCGCCGAAGACCAGGTGGCGCTCTCCAAGGTGCAGCGCGATATGTACCAGGAACAGCAGAAGGTCAATGCGCGCCTGTTCGACCGCGGCGAAGGCACGCGCACCGACATGCTCGAGACCCAGGCGCGCTACGACCTGGCCGAGGCACAACTGATCGAGGCCGAGGACAACCTCAAGGCTGCGCGCGAGACGCTGCAGGGCGTGATCGGCATGGAACCCGGCACGCTGAACCAGCTGGGCGACAATTTCCGTCCGCTGCCGCAGGATATCGCGACCTACGAGGAATGGGAAAAGCTGGCGCTCGCCAACAACAACACGCTGGCGACCACGCGCCTGGCGGTCGAGAACCAGCGGCTCGAGATCCAGCGCCAGCGCGCCGGCCATGCGCCGCGGGTCGATTTTCTTGCCACCTACAACAAGGCCGACAGCGAATCGCTGAACCAGCTTGGCATCGAGTCGACCAACCGCCAGCTCGGCATCCAGGTCAACATCCCGATCTATAACGGCGGCGGCATCAGTTCGGCCACGCGCCAGGCGGCCGCCAATTACGGCCGCGCGCAAGCCGAGCTGGATGCGCGCACCAACGAGATCCTGGTCGAGCTGCGCCGCGCGCACAGCATCGTCGAGAGCAGCGGCCGCAAGGTCGAGGCGCTGGTGAAAGCCGTCGATTCGGCCAAGGTCTTGATGACCGCGACCGAGCAGAGCATCAAGGGCGGGGTACGCATCAACCTCGACCTGCTCAACGCCCAGCAACAGCTGTACACCAGCCAGCGCGACCTGGCCCAGGCCCGCTACGGCTACCTGCTCGGCGTGATCCGCCTGCGCGCCGCGGCCGGCAACCTGGATTCGCAGGTCATCCGCGAGATCGCCGCCTACTTCCGCACATAA
- a CDS encoding sulfurtransferase, which translates to MSSQHQYVNIAAYKFITLDNLEELRPQYQDLCNALGLKGTVLLTPEGINMFLSGTREHIDQYLAWVRSDARLADLAWKESLSNEQSHKRMLVKIKKEIITMRMPLIKPELGRAPAVDAKTLKRWLDQGHDDDGVEVVMMETRNAFEVDVGTFDNTLDYRIEKFTEFPAVAAQHKDELNGKTVVTFCTGGIRCEKAAIHMKEIGYERVFQLEGGILKYFEEVGGDHYSGDCFVFDYRTALNPKLEPTETAQCFACRAVVTPRQQLAPEYVVGVSCPHCAGKVQAGGAADKAAA; encoded by the coding sequence ATGTCTTCCCAACACCAGTACGTCAATATCGCCGCCTATAAATTCATCACGCTCGACAACCTGGAGGAATTGCGCCCGCAATATCAGGACCTGTGCAACGCGCTTGGATTGAAAGGGACCGTACTGCTGACGCCGGAAGGCATCAATATGTTCTTGTCGGGTACGCGCGAGCACATCGACCAGTACCTGGCCTGGGTGCGCAGCGACGCGCGCCTGGCCGACCTGGCGTGGAAGGAAAGCCTGTCGAACGAACAGTCGCACAAGCGCATGCTGGTCAAGATCAAGAAAGAGATCATTACCATGCGCATGCCGCTGATCAAGCCCGAACTTGGCCGCGCGCCGGCGGTCGATGCGAAGACGCTCAAGCGCTGGCTCGACCAGGGCCACGACGACGACGGCGTCGAGGTCGTGATGATGGAAACCCGCAATGCCTTCGAGGTCGATGTCGGCACCTTCGACAACACGCTCGATTACCGCATCGAGAAGTTCACCGAGTTTCCCGCAGTCGCGGCCCAGCACAAGGATGAGCTGAACGGCAAGACCGTGGTCACCTTCTGCACCGGCGGCATCCGCTGCGAAAAAGCGGCGATCCACATGAAAGAGATCGGCTACGAGCGCGTGTTCCAGCTCGAAGGCGGCATCCTGAAGTATTTCGAGGAAGTCGGCGGCGACCATTACAGCGGCGACTGCTTCGTGTTCGACTACCGCACCGCGCTCAATCCAAAGCTGGAGCCGACCGAGACCGCGCAATGCTTCGCCTGCCGCGCGGTGGTCACGCCGCGCCAGCAACTGGCGCCGGAATACGTGGTCGGAGTTTCCTGCCCGCATTGCGCCGGCAAGGTGCAGGCCGGCGGCGCAGCGGACAAGGCAGCGGCCTGA
- a CDS encoding DUF4214 domain-containing protein, which produces MANYVSMVQELYVAYFSRPADPKGLAFWVHNLENQIVTHDEIAASFAQTAEYKAAYFEVDKTVLVNEIYDNLFGRPAEQRGLDFWVKALETGAMTVDNMVTTVAKGAQGADQFAFNAKVGVAVAFTARVDTPQEIAAYDGAAANMIAINYLAGVTNMITGDLARDPGSIDLAIARMNGSPFAHEPIELVGVAEPAVPVG; this is translated from the coding sequence ATGGCGAACTATGTCAGCATGGTGCAGGAACTGTACGTCGCGTATTTCAGCCGTCCGGCCGATCCCAAGGGGCTGGCGTTCTGGGTCCACAATCTCGAAAACCAGATTGTGACCCATGACGAGATCGCCGCCAGCTTCGCGCAAACGGCGGAGTACAAGGCGGCCTACTTCGAGGTCGACAAGACAGTGCTGGTGAATGAAATCTACGACAACCTGTTCGGCCGCCCGGCAGAACAGCGCGGGCTGGATTTCTGGGTCAAGGCGCTCGAGACTGGCGCGATGACGGTCGACAATATGGTCACAACGGTCGCGAAAGGCGCCCAGGGAGCCGACCAGTTCGCGTTCAATGCCAAGGTCGGTGTGGCGGTGGCTTTCACCGCGCGCGTCGATACGCCGCAAGAAATCGCGGCCTATGACGGCGCCGCGGCGAACATGATCGCGATTAACTACCTGGCTGGCGTGACGAATATGATCACCGGCGACCTGGCGCGCGATCCAGGTAGTATCGACCTGGCGATCGCCCGCATGAACGGCTCACCATTCGCGCATGAGCCTATCGAACTGGTCGGTGTCGCCGAACCTGCGGTGCCGGTGGGCTGA
- a CDS encoding DUF4214 domain-containing protein, translating to MSELSSYESTVNSFYLAFFGRPADPEGLAFWSGHLENNGGDYRFITEAFASSEEAKVRFGDDTANERIAEIYQQLFNRAPEADGLAFWTNAVEQGHASLADVAISILNGAQGTDADLATLRKQASADFTARVDAEGSDYTGYAAVEAARVLVRAVTPDATQEDIAKLVQAVAEFADIASNNPAVVDAIATGSTLLALFDTPRGLLDPVVLAQALADVAKAAAGNPATLESLLRGGGMAKVLDVMPAKATLQDVVDALADGGLPAAIDVVYPPTPVTPPTPSAPVSMLRFDSVESGKGDRDTKDHITKLENADVTFTYKGNVKAGQSFEYTIDGGKHWIATGIDTSTRGVVVLKDVDLTIGAHDLPPPPPPRMGIFEVEPVEDVLTTVQLRLVDGNDREIVSATETLVLDRNADMLEVSLVNQAAAYFGGFSQGNTNTLGFEIDGLEQGAIIQYQYQSPGANSATWQESLPVLQDGMHTIHVRQLDAAGNASEAREMKFNLNREAPASPTIRLANDTGIDSEDGVTNDATVLIEGLGTRWVTGWQYSVDDGKDWKFGGVTMTDGGTAELELSTLDIASGTLLVRQIDYAGNVSEASTGLGFTFDDTDPTETVSLVRIEGEDDGVLTTGQDKADLTFSVAGKDDGIVQWRLDGAKDWNTVNAYNSDGTFTLENIDLSGSDRTVQLQVIDAAGNLGFHDEWNIDGPFGLRVEKTFDGVRVTSSAAGGVQLNNVFIGSILKDGGSALVGQQSPGRSGTLTLERASGPALSDTTFVYLGHAGNDDFKGSNLWGFGGDDKLTGTAGNDFISGGDGNDTIVSLGGNDIISGGAGADMIVLAQDDKGSTLHYGEKETAFGMFTGGSIAGQDRILGSEAGDVIQLGAIFGAASVTVGSGYLNSDDAGQVAVIRGTLSGPSGDTFEAKAGGSSYIVQWTDAVGINSIVLNSYLGAALGVEVDHVKGTLTLVDAPHDDVPPTETLAFERIEGGLEGVKKTDETSVDVVFSVDGKNDGIVQWRIKGEQDWLDVTDYNGATFTIAGIDLSEADQTIELQVVDNAGNVGDTLEVLIDGPVTPFKVRATPEGLRIDSTVEGVIRIGDTVVTSNHGGAIDGRVIVGEQIGPVSGKVSITPAGGTALVDESGTIYQFGDSANDPLEGANLWGFKGNDTLTGTAGDDYLSGGDDNDEIYSNGGADTISGGKEADTIWLEKDGVGSTLLYQAGDTATGVFPNSDYMNGMDQIRGAELGDMIRVGSIFGYVDEIKSTFLTTTDADQVAVVRGNADSRFTSNPNGTSYMVQWTDGTNINSIVVNDFGAAGFSLEIDNERGIMTLVEVPPVISTFVGISFNLSMNSASFQLTGTPDNVVPSEETNGMLPHEDFSLYKLESGLFMPATGYDDGPAYGVDSNGRMNFAGELAADVYMMSWGTDTFATASGSFDSGGIMFAGGVDGNVVQQGFMLDSDGLQAWVKLDGGTRDRSAETNSLLYLSEANTTTTVTTGVHQDVVDATAGTVTIVYNQLNNASQDMIIGFGADDKIEIHLPKLPGKGTINSNSVLASDGFGVAGSATLATLKPYLDGRAISADAGTVFLVRDGLDAGMLIHYVNSDGDEIAEAGEITLLATFTGGLPDLDQIVLIGNPPP from the coding sequence ATGAGCGAACTCTCTTCCTACGAATCCACGGTAAATTCCTTCTATCTCGCTTTCTTCGGCCGCCCCGCCGATCCTGAGGGCCTGGCATTCTGGTCCGGCCACCTCGAGAACAATGGCGGCGACTACCGTTTCATCACCGAAGCCTTTGCCAGTTCCGAAGAAGCGAAGGTCCGTTTCGGCGACGATACCGCCAACGAGCGCATCGCCGAGATCTACCAGCAACTGTTCAACCGCGCCCCCGAAGCTGACGGACTGGCATTCTGGACCAATGCGGTCGAGCAGGGCCATGCTTCGCTGGCCGATGTCGCCATATCCATCCTGAACGGTGCACAAGGTACTGACGCCGACCTGGCGACGCTGCGCAAGCAGGCCAGCGCCGACTTCACCGCCCGCGTCGATGCGGAGGGCAGCGACTACACCGGCTATGCCGCGGTGGAAGCCGCCCGCGTGCTGGTGCGCGCCGTGACCCCGGACGCTACGCAGGAAGACATCGCCAAGCTGGTGCAGGCGGTCGCCGAGTTCGCCGACATCGCCTCGAACAACCCGGCCGTGGTCGACGCCATCGCCACCGGCAGCACCCTGCTGGCGCTGTTCGATACCCCGCGCGGCCTGCTCGACCCGGTCGTCCTGGCCCAGGCGCTGGCCGACGTCGCCAAGGCAGCCGCCGGCAACCCTGCCACGCTGGAATCGCTGCTGCGCGGCGGCGGCATGGCCAAGGTGCTGGACGTCATGCCAGCCAAGGCCACCTTGCAGGACGTGGTCGATGCGCTGGCCGACGGCGGCCTGCCGGCCGCGATCGACGTCGTGTACCCGCCCACGCCGGTCACGCCGCCAACGCCTTCGGCGCCGGTCTCCATGCTCAGGTTCGACAGCGTGGAGTCGGGCAAGGGTGACCGCGACACCAAGGATCACATCACCAAGCTCGAGAACGCCGACGTCACCTTCACCTACAAGGGCAACGTCAAGGCCGGCCAGAGCTTCGAATACACCATCGACGGCGGCAAGCACTGGATCGCCACGGGCATCGATACCTCCACGCGCGGCGTCGTCGTGCTCAAGGACGTCGACCTGACCATCGGCGCGCACGACCTGCCGCCACCGCCGCCACCGCGCATGGGCATCTTCGAGGTCGAGCCCGTCGAGGACGTGCTGACCACGGTGCAGCTGCGCCTGGTCGATGGCAATGACCGGGAAATCGTGTCGGCCACCGAGACGCTGGTGCTCGACCGCAACGCCGACATGCTGGAGGTCTCGCTGGTCAACCAGGCCGCCGCTTATTTCGGTGGATTTAGCCAAGGCAACACCAACACGCTCGGTTTCGAGATAGATGGACTGGAACAAGGGGCCATCATCCAGTACCAGTACCAGTCGCCAGGCGCGAACTCGGCGACCTGGCAGGAGTCCCTGCCGGTCCTGCAGGATGGCATGCACACGATCCACGTGCGCCAGCTCGATGCCGCCGGCAATGCGAGCGAAGCCAGGGAAATGAAGTTCAATCTCAACCGCGAAGCGCCGGCCTCGCCGACCATCCGCCTGGCCAACGATACCGGGATCGACAGCGAAGACGGCGTGACCAATGATGCTACCGTGCTCATCGAAGGCCTGGGCACCCGGTGGGTGACCGGCTGGCAGTATTCTGTCGACGACGGCAAGGACTGGAAGTTCGGCGGCGTGACCATGACGGACGGTGGAACGGCCGAGCTCGAACTGAGCACGCTGGACATCGCCTCGGGTACCCTCCTGGTACGCCAGATCGATTACGCAGGCAACGTCAGCGAAGCATCGACCGGGCTCGGGTTCACGTTCGACGATACCGATCCGACCGAGACCGTGAGCCTGGTCCGCATCGAAGGTGAAGACGACGGCGTGCTCACGACCGGCCAGGACAAGGCCGACCTCACGTTCAGCGTCGCCGGCAAGGACGATGGCATCGTCCAGTGGCGTCTCGACGGCGCCAAGGACTGGAACACGGTGAATGCCTACAACAGTGACGGCACCTTCACCCTGGAGAACATCGACCTGTCGGGCAGCGACCGCACCGTCCAACTGCAGGTGATCGACGCGGCCGGCAACCTCGGTTTCCACGACGAATGGAATATCGACGGCCCATTCGGGCTGCGCGTGGAAAAGACCTTCGACGGCGTGCGCGTCACCAGCTCGGCGGCGGGTGGGGTCCAGCTGAACAATGTCTTCATCGGTTCGATCCTCAAGGACGGCGGCAGCGCGCTCGTGGGCCAGCAGAGCCCGGGGCGCTCCGGCACCCTGACGCTCGAGCGGGCGAGCGGCCCGGCGCTGAGCGATACCACCTTCGTCTATCTCGGCCATGCCGGCAATGACGATTTCAAGGGCAGCAACCTGTGGGGCTTCGGCGGCGACGACAAGCTCACCGGCACCGCCGGCAACGACTTCATCAGCGGTGGCGACGGCAACGACACGATAGTGTCGCTTGGCGGCAACGACATTATCTCGGGCGGCGCCGGCGCCGACATGATCGTGCTGGCCCAGGATGACAAGGGCAGCACGCTGCATTATGGCGAGAAGGAAACCGCGTTCGGCATGTTCACCGGCGGCAGCATCGCGGGGCAGGATCGCATCCTGGGCTCCGAGGCGGGCGACGTGATCCAGCTCGGCGCCATCTTCGGGGCGGCTTCGGTCACGGTCGGCAGCGGTTACCTGAACAGCGACGATGCGGGCCAGGTCGCCGTCATCCGCGGCACGCTGTCGGGCCCGTCCGGCGACACCTTCGAAGCCAAGGCCGGCGGCAGCTCATACATCGTGCAGTGGACCGACGCGGTGGGCATCAACAGCATCGTCCTGAACAGCTACCTCGGCGCCGCGCTGGGCGTCGAGGTCGATCACGTGAAAGGCACGCTGACCCTGGTCGATGCGCCCCACGACGACGTCCCCCCGACCGAGACGCTCGCGTTCGAGCGCATCGAGGGTGGCCTCGAGGGCGTCAAGAAGACCGACGAGACCAGCGTCGACGTGGTGTTCAGCGTGGACGGCAAGAATGACGGCATCGTCCAGTGGCGCATCAAGGGCGAGCAGGACTGGCTGGACGTGACCGATTATAACGGCGCCACCTTCACCATCGCCGGCATCGACCTGTCGGAAGCCGACCAGACCATCGAGCTGCAGGTGGTCGACAACGCCGGCAACGTCGGCGACACGCTCGAGGTCCTGATCGACGGACCGGTGACGCCATTCAAGGTCAGGGCCACGCCGGAAGGACTGCGGATCGACAGCACGGTGGAGGGTGTCATCCGGATCGGCGATACGGTGGTGACGTCCAATCATGGCGGCGCGATCGATGGCCGGGTCATCGTCGGCGAACAGATCGGCCCGGTATCCGGCAAGGTATCGATCACGCCGGCTGGCGGAACGGCGCTCGTGGACGAGAGCGGAACCATCTACCAGTTCGGCGATAGCGCCAATGACCCGCTCGAAGGCGCCAACCTGTGGGGGTTCAAAGGCAACGACACGCTGACCGGCACTGCGGGCGATGACTACCTGAGCGGCGGCGACGACAACGACGAGATTTACTCGAATGGCGGCGCCGACACCATCTCCGGCGGCAAAGAGGCCGATACCATCTGGCTCGAGAAGGACGGCGTCGGCAGCACCTTGCTCTACCAGGCCGGCGACACCGCGACCGGCGTCTTCCCGAACAGCGACTACATGAACGGCATGGACCAGATCCGGGGCGCCGAACTGGGCGACATGATCCGGGTGGGTTCCATCTTCGGCTACGTGGACGAGATCAAGAGCACCTTCCTGACCACCACCGATGCCGACCAGGTGGCCGTCGTGCGCGGCAATGCCGACAGCCGCTTCACCAGCAACCCGAATGGCACCTCATACATGGTGCAGTGGACTGACGGCACCAACATCAACAGCATCGTCGTGAATGACTTCGGCGCCGCCGGCTTCAGCCTGGAAATCGATAACGAGCGCGGCATCATGACGCTGGTCGAGGTGCCGCCGGTGATCTCGACGTTCGTGGGCATCAGCTTCAACCTGTCGATGAACTCCGCCTCGTTCCAGCTCACAGGCACGCCAGACAACGTCGTGCCGAGCGAGGAAACCAACGGCATGCTGCCGCACGAGGATTTCTCGCTGTACAAGCTCGAATCTGGCCTCTTCATGCCAGCCACGGGCTACGACGATGGCCCGGCGTACGGCGTGGACAGCAATGGCCGCATGAATTTCGCCGGCGAACTGGCGGCGGACGTGTACATGATGTCCTGGGGAACCGACACCTTTGCGACCGCGAGCGGCTCCTTCGATTCGGGTGGCATCATGTTCGCGGGCGGCGTCGACGGCAACGTGGTCCAACAGGGCTTCATGCTGGATTCCGACGGCCTGCAGGCCTGGGTCAAGCTCGATGGGGGCACCCGTGACCGCAGCGCGGAAACCAATAGTCTGCTGTACCTCAGCGAGGCGAACACGACGACCACGGTCACCACCGGGGTGCACCAGGACGTGGTCGACGCCACGGCCGGCACTGTGACCATCGTCTATAACCAGCTCAACAATGCCTCGCAAGACATGATCATCGGCTTCGGTGCGGACGACAAGATCGAAATCCACCTGCCCAAGCTGCCGGGCAAGGGGACTATCAATTCCAATAGCGTATTGGCAAGCGATGGTTTCGGAGTTGCCGGATCGGCCACGCTGGCAACGCTGAAGCCCTATCTCGATGGTCGCGCCATCTCGGCCGATGCCGGCACGGTGTTCCTGGTGCGCGACGGCCTCGATGCCGGCATGCTGATCCATTACGTGAACAGCGATGGCGATGAAATAGCCGAGGCTGGCGAGATCACCCTGCTCGCGACCTTCACCGGCGGCCTACCCGACTTGGACCAGATCGTCCTGATCGGTAATCCACCTCCGTAA